One window from the genome of Enterobacteriaceae bacterium Kacie_13 encodes:
- a CDS encoding DUF1993 family protein produces MSASIYASTAAQFVRGLQNLSALLEKGAAWAQENGKSEEEILNTRLAEDMYPLARQVQITSDMSKGAIARLAGIAAPAMEDTETTFAQLQERIAKTLHFIESVKPEQLEGDEARPIVVKGKNFELNFTAHSYVTTFAVPNFYFHVTTAYNILRHVGVKIGKSDFIGQV; encoded by the coding sequence ATGTCAGCATCAATTTATGCGAGTACGGCGGCGCAGTTTGTTCGTGGTTTACAGAATCTCTCCGCGCTGCTGGAAAAAGGCGCGGCCTGGGCGCAGGAGAACGGAAAATCTGAGGAAGAGATCCTCAACACCCGTCTGGCCGAAGATATGTATCCCCTGGCGCGTCAGGTGCAGATCACCAGTGATATGTCGAAAGGTGCAATCGCCCGTCTGGCCGGTATCGCCGCTCCGGCGATGGAAGACACCGAAACCACGTTCGCGCAGTTACAGGAACGTATTGCGAAAACCCTGCACTTCATCGAAAGCGTGAAACCGGAACAGCTGGAAGGGGATGAAGCCCGGCCGATCGTCGTGAAAGGTAAAAACTTCGAACTTAATTTCACCGCACACAGTTACGTCACTACCTTCGCCGTCCCGAACTTCTATTTCCACGTCACTACTGCGTACAATATTTTACGTCACGTTGGCGTGAAAATTGGGAAGTCTGATTTTATTGGTCAGGTTTAA